A DNA window from Fragaria vesca subsp. vesca linkage group LG3, FraVesHawaii_1.0, whole genome shotgun sequence contains the following coding sequences:
- the LOC101291997 gene encoding ABSCISIC ACID-INSENSITIVE 5-like protein 7-like: MGSNINFKNYGDVQNGDVNGGKLGGNFSLARQTSVYSLTFDEFQNTMGGLGKDFGSMNMDELLKNIWSAEETQGITSTSGAGEGNAPVGNLQRQGSLTLPRTLSQKTVDDVWKELNRESGDVKFGNVGVGSDLPQEQRQQTLGEMTLEEFLARAGVVREDAQEMARPSNSGFFGELFRHSNNNTGLAPGFQQASRNNGLLGSRVESNNNSVPHQSPNLALNVGGVRTSQQQTHQLPPQQQPIFPKPATLSFAPSMHLVSNAQLTSPRSRGPMSAVVEPSRNTAFSQGGGFPGAGIGMGGLGAGGVTVASRSPVNKISPDVIVKSSADTSSLSPIPYMFTRGRKANGALEKVVERRQRRMIKNRESAARSRARKQAYTLELEAEVQKLKEMNEELQKKQAEIMEMQKDQILETMNREWGGKRQCLRRTLTGPW, encoded by the exons ATGGGATCTAATATAAACTTCAAGAACTATGGTGATGTGCAAAATGGGGATGTAAATGGTGGGAAGCTAGGTGGGAATTTCTCACTGGCTCGGCAGACTTCTGTGTACTCCCTGACGTTTGATGAGTTCCAGAACACTATGGGAGGACTTGGGAAGGATTTCGGGTCGATGAACATGGATGAGCTTTTGAAGAATATATGGAGTGCTGAAGAGACTCAAGGAATTACATCTACTTCTGGGGCAGGTGAGGGAAATGCCCCTGTGGGGAATTTGCAGAGACAAGGCTCATTGACTTTGCCGCGGACGCTTAGTCAGAAGACAGTTGATGATGTCTGGAAAGAATTGAATAGGGAGAGTGGTGATGTTAAATTTGGTAATGTTGGTGTGGGTTCGGATTTGCCACAGGAACAAAGACAGCAGACTTTGGGGGAGATGACTTTGGAGGAGTTTTTGGCGAGAGCAGGGGTGGTGCGAGAAGATGCTCAAGAAATGGCAAGGCCCAGTAATAGTGGATTCTTTGGTGAATTGTTTCGCCATAGTAATAACAATACCGGCTTAGCTCCTGGTTTCCAACAGGCAAGTCGAAACAATGGTCTTTTGGGTAGTCGAGTAGAAAGTAACAATAATTCAGTTCCTCATCAGTCCCCTAATTTGGCACTGAATGTTGGTGGAGTGAGAACTTCGCAGCAGCAAACGCACCAGCTTCCCCCGCAGCAGCAACCAATCTTTCCCAAGCCTGCAACTTTGTCTTTTGCCCCTTCTATGCATTTGGTAAGCAATGCTCAGCTAACTAGCCCAAGAAGTAGGGGACCGATGTCTGCCGTTGTGGAACCTTCTAGGAATACTGCTTTCTCTCAAGGTGGTGGGTTTCCGGGTGCAGGGATTGGAATGGGTGGTTTAGGTGCTGGAGGTGTTACAGTTGCATCTAGATCTCCTGTAAATAAGATTTCACCAGATGTGATTGTTAAGAGCAGTGCAGATACATCTTCATTGTCGCCGATTCCTTACATGTTCACTCGTGGAAGGAAAGCCAATGGAGCTTTGGAGAAAGTAGTTGAGAGAAGGCAAAGGAGAATGATAAAGAACAGAGAATCTGCTGCGAGGTCTCGAGCTCGTAAACAG GCCTACACCTTGGAACTAGAGGCAGAAGTGCAAAAACTTAAAGAAATGAATGAAGAGTTGCAGAAAAAACAG GCTGAAATTATGGAAATGCAGAAAGATCAG ATTTTGGAGACAATGAATCGGGAATGGGGAGGTAAAAGGCAGTGCTTGAGACGAACATTGACTGGCCCTTGGTAA